The following coding sequences are from one Thermodesulfobacteriota bacterium window:
- a CDS encoding tetratricopeptide repeat protein: MTIKRLGLNFLGITSLLFFLSGCYSNKEAVQELYDRQTALEARMEELIKDVDAVLSKMDADIQAVESSQAKLARDIESMKEKNVVLKQKVDKVVAKKAAKKDKAASASAAAAAKKEPPSNSPAMIYSRAVKSYNDGKFEDAILEYQRLIDTYPTDKRVPEAYLRQGMALINLGRKQEAKYFLNALIDKYPNSSEAQTAREKLNTL, encoded by the coding sequence ATGACAATAAAGCGTCTCGGGCTTAATTTTCTCGGAATTACGTCTCTTCTCTTTTTCCTTTCCGGCTGCTATTCCAACAAGGAAGCGGTGCAGGAGCTTTACGACAGGCAAACCGCCCTCGAAGCACGGATGGAAGAGCTCATAAAGGACGTCGATGCCGTGCTTTCGAAGATGGACGCCGACATCCAGGCCGTCGAATCGAGCCAGGCGAAGCTCGCCCGCGATATCGAAAGCATGAAAGAAAAGAACGTCGTCCTCAAGCAGAAGGTCGACAAGGTAGTAGCCAAAAAAGCGGCGAAGAAGGACAAGGCCGCCTCGGCCTCGGCCGCAGCGGCGGCGAAAAAAGAGCCCCCCTCGAATTCGCCCGCGATGATTTATTCCAGGGCGGTCAAGAGCTACAACGACGGAAAATTCGAAGACGCCATACTCGAATACCAGAGGCTGATAGATACATACCCCACAGACAAGCGCGTCCCCGAGGCGTATCTCAGGCAGGGCATGGCGCTTATCAACCTCGGGAGGAAGCAGGAAGCCAAGTACTTCCTGAACGCCCTCATCGACAAGTACCCGAATTCGAGCGAGGCACAGACGGCCCGCGAAAAGCTGAACACGTTATAG
- a CDS encoding acetate/propionate family kinase → MKKPVLVINTGSSSIKFAVYEPDGGGGLTLRRRGMIEEIGREPFYTLADGEGATLSSGSLEDGTRTHDECFGWLEGRLGDILPGGGPSAVGHRVVHGGTGFTGPVLIDDGVVAKLSRLEPLAPLHQPYNVSGIRAMMRAYPGVPNVACFDTSFHRTQPGLAQMFGLPMDYYEAGVVRYGFHGLSYEYVLSRLGEISPETASGRVVTAHLGAGASMCATLGGKSVATTMGFTALDGLPMGTRSGGIDPGVIFYLQREKGMTADEVEGFLYKKSGLLGISGLSSDMRDLEASDAPGARLAVDYFAYRIVRETGSLTAALGGLDALVFTAGIGENSALVREKVCAGLSWLGVELDSEANSRNALVIGTGKSRVRVYVIPTNEELVIATKTTDTISA, encoded by the coding sequence ATGAAAAAACCTGTGCTTGTGATCAATACGGGCTCGTCGAGCATTAAGTTCGCCGTGTACGAGCCGGACGGCGGAGGCGGCCTTACGCTTCGCCGCAGGGGAATGATCGAGGAGATCGGAAGGGAGCCTTTTTATACCCTCGCGGACGGCGAGGGGGCCACGCTTTCCTCGGGCAGCCTCGAAGACGGGACGCGCACGCACGACGAGTGTTTCGGGTGGCTCGAAGGGAGGCTCGGGGACATCCTTCCCGGGGGAGGGCCGTCGGCGGTCGGGCACAGGGTCGTCCACGGGGGGACCGGGTTTACGGGCCCGGTTCTCATCGACGATGGAGTCGTCGCGAAGCTCTCTCGGCTGGAGCCTCTTGCGCCGCTCCACCAGCCGTATAACGTTTCGGGGATACGCGCGATGATGAGGGCGTATCCGGGCGTGCCGAACGTCGCGTGCTTCGATACGTCGTTTCACAGAACGCAGCCCGGGCTCGCGCAGATGTTCGGGCTCCCCATGGATTATTACGAAGCAGGCGTCGTCAGGTACGGCTTTCACGGCCTCTCGTACGAATACGTGCTTTCGCGGCTCGGTGAGATAAGCCCAGAAACGGCCTCGGGGAGGGTCGTCACGGCGCATCTCGGCGCGGGCGCGAGCATGTGCGCCACGCTCGGCGGGAAGAGCGTCGCCACTACGATGGGGTTCACCGCCCTCGACGGTCTGCCGATGGGCACGCGGAGCGGTGGCATAGACCCCGGGGTGATATTCTATTTGCAGAGGGAAAAGGGCATGACGGCCGACGAAGTCGAGGGTTTCCTCTACAAAAAATCGGGCCTCCTTGGCATATCGGGGCTATCGTCGGACATGAGGGACCTCGAGGCGAGCGACGCGCCGGGGGCTAGACTCGCGGTAGACTACTTCGCGTACAGGATAGTCCGGGAGACGGGTTCTCTCACAGCGGCGCTCGGCGGGCTGGACGCCCTCGTTTTCACCGCCGGGATAGGCGAGAACAGCGCTCTCGTCAGGGAGAAGGTATGCGCGGGGCTCTCGTGGCTCGGCGTGGAGCTCGACAGTGAAGCCAACTCGCGGAATGCACTCGTCATCGGCACGGGCAAAAGCCGCGTCAGGGTTTACGTCATACCGACGAACGAAGAGCTCGTGATAGCGACCAAGACTACGGATACGATTTCAGCCTGA